The DNA region AGTAAAAGTAACAGTAGCAGGAGTAGAATtagtagtagcagtagcagcAGTAGCTGCAGCTCTGGCAGTAGTAGTGGCAGTAGCAGTAACTACAgcaatagtaatagtagtagtagttgtagcagtagcagtagcagtagcagtagcagtagcagtagaagtaacagtagcagtagcagtagcagtagcagtagcagtagcagtagcagtagcagtagcagtagcagtagcagtaacagtagcagtagcagtagtagtaatagtgtagtttgatcgtccaggtgagtgtagtcctgagaaggactgttgtcggtaatggtgactgacgtttcgacaacctgagcggaagtcatcataagagtcaagtgaaaggttgctgtcagtcgaatgtacttagtccggtttgtataaactgattggtcagttttgccgtgatgttattggctgtaagactcaagcggcgtaggtcagtcgtgattggtcggtttcgatccgttcGTGAAGTTAGGTCATTCTGTTCGGTTTGTTTGTAGTGTTAATGTCGTGAATAAGTCATTTACTCCACTATCACatgattcccccccccccccgggttcaaaccatttactgcaTTTACTGTGACAGTAGCAGTAATAGCAGTAGTAGCAGtaatagcagtagtagtagtagtagtagtagtagtagtaatagtaacaataatatTAGTAGTATTAGTATTTAGTAATAGTAGCATTAATAGTAGAAATAGTAGTGGTAGTATAAGTtgtactagtagtagtagtgtggtagtagtagtcgtagtattagtagtagcagtagttgtaataataatagtagaagtagtagtagtagtggtagtagtagtagtcgtCGTcgtggtagtagtagtaatagtagtagtagtaatagtagtagtagtaatagtagtagtagtaatagtagtagtagtagtaatagtagtagtagtagtaatagtagtagtagtagttatagtagtagtagtagtaatagtagtagtagtagtaatagtagtagtagtagtagtaatagtagtagtagtagtaatagtagtagtagtagttatagtagaagtagtagtaatagtagtagtagtaatagtagtagtagtagtagtagtagtagtagttgtaataataatagtagaagtagtagtagtagtagtagtagtaatagtagtagtagtaatagtagtagtagtagtagtagtagtagcagtagttgtaataataatagtagaagtagtagtagtagtggtagtagtagtcgtcgtcgtcgtcgtggtagtagtagtaatagtagtagtagtagtagtaatagtagtagtaatagtagtagtagtagtagtaatagtagtagtagtagtagtagtagtagcagtagttgtaataataatagtagaagtagtagtagtagtggtagtagtagtcgtcgtcgtcgtcgtggtagtagtagtaatagtagtagtagtagtagtaatagtagtagtaatagtagaagtagtagtaataatagtagtagtggtattagtagtagtaatagtaacaATGATATTAGTAGCAgcagtagtagcagtagtagcaATAGTAGAAGTGGTAGTTGTAGTattagtagtagcagtagtagcagtagtaatagtagtagttgtaTCAGATGTACTAATAGtaatattagtagtagtagtaatactagtagtagCATTAGTAGTAGCaatagtagcagtagtagtcgtagtagtagttgtagtagtagtagcagcagcagcagcagcagcagcagcagcagcagcagcagcagcagcagtagtagtagtagtagtagtagtagaagtcGTAGAattagcagtagtagtagtagtaatagtactAGTGGTGATCGTTTTAGTAGGAGTAGTAGTATGATTTTATTGAGATGATGCTGCGTTATTGGTAACTATTGACGTCTGCATAAAGTTAAGTTAAAATGCATGAGAAGTGATGGCAAAAATTCATAACTATCAAGCTGTTTTTGATATAAACTTTGACTAAAATACCACTTGATACCTCACCATCTTATTTTTTGTTGCACTTGTATAACATGTTCATCTGTTTCCTATCCAGCGTGCTAAGATGTCTCCGCTGACCGATTTTTACTCCACTTTGCTTCGGCTCAATAGTAACTTTCCATGGAGGCCAGGCCAATTCACGCTTACCGTAATGCATTATGGAACTGTAGTCGTACGGGATTCCCAGACTGTCGATTACATGATGACTATATTTGTAGAAGTTGCTTTCACTACCTAGGATATGATATGAAGCCAGAATAAGATGAATTGACCCTTGACAGAATCGTAGATGATCCCAAATAAGCAGGGCTTTCCCCTTAATGGTGTTATAATGCTGTTtgttttactcctttttttcttatcatgCCATATATTACGCGAAAACGTCTCATAATCTGCTGTTAGAGTTCGAGATCACGCTCTTACGTTTCGGTGAACATGAAAGTATAGAAATAAAGGCGGAAACGTGTTTAAAATCGTTGGAAAAAGCACAGTTTGACTTGTAGAAAAGATTGTAGAGGAAATCTAAAAGTGATTCGTGATAAACAGAGTACCGTTGGGAAACTGCAGCTGGCAAAACAATCTTCAATTTAGCTATCCGGAGGTTTGAAATTTCTGTTTTCGCAATCTCCTATCAACCTTATCCTATataatttgaattcaattttttttttttaccggaATAGTGGCGCGGTCTACATCGTACCATGAAATCACCAATTAGCATGCACTTGACGACATACAGAGAAGCAACAGCACTTAACAAACCAATGATATCATTAAGTCGGTCTCACCCTTTTGAATGTTATCCCAGTAAATAGTCACATACTTGTCACGATCAGGTCTACTTTGCTCGTGGTACATTCCTGagacaaaaatggaaaacatgATTTACATTTATGGCCATGGTATTggcttttcattcttttagtCTTCAATAAATGGCTTGATTTATGAATGGATGGATGATTGAGCTGACTATCAAACCAAAGAAATTGAGTGAACCGAGAAACGGATGGATGGATAAATAGGTGAAGACGTGGATAGATGGATGGATGGTAAACTTCCCCTTTGGTATTCACGgcagaaaaaaattgccaaaattaaTTAGATTACCAAGAGCATGTCCAATCTCATGAACGGCTATGCCATGTGTGATGCAGCCAAAACCGAGTGAGATTTGTTGTTTTCCTCCCACACGACCAATTCCTCGTGAATAACATCTGACAAAAAGACAATTGGTATACCATGTAAAAGACATGAGATGTACGAGAGTCAAAGTCGTGAACTGTCCTAACTAGCCTCATCACTTCTTTTGCGGCAGTGTTAGAACTAATagaataacaaaatattataaTTAAGTCTATATGTAGTTCACTGATTCCCTAACTCAGCCAATCAATCCCTAATTTTGATCTTTCCATGAAATCTGAAAATTTCTTACCCTTTTCCCACAAAGAACTCAATGTAGTCCTTTTCGtatcttctttctttaaaacgaATGCAAGTAAACTCTTCCCATTCTCGTATTGCGCTGTGGATTATTGCTCTCCTTATTGGTCTGActggaataaaaaaaaggatactGGTCTAAAGGACGTTTTTGCTTGATAGTGCAATGAGTGCATATGCAGTTGTGAAGTTGAACTGAAAATCTACGAAGCCCTCCATTGTCAACTGGAATGTTGATAGTGCAgggaaatgataaaaattaaagaaaatagatCTTTATTTAATAGAATAGAAGAG from Pocillopora verrucosa isolate sample1 chromosome 1, ASM3666991v2, whole genome shotgun sequence includes:
- the LOC131788166 gene encoding zinc metalloproteinase nas-15-like, producing MVVQFCVNIKMLFVCLTFLLLASSLGHDITRRGASDQYEFFEGDILLTKKEMEAVKHGLGPNGAIGARGLSSYKDRLWPRGIVYYTISTIRPIRRAIIHSAIREWEEFTCIRFKERRYEKDYIEFFVGKGCYSRGIGRVGGKQQISLGFGCITHGIAVHEIGHALGMYHEQSRPDRDKYVTIYWDNIQKGSESNFYKYSHHVIDSLGIPYDYSSIMHYGKRELAWPPWKVTIEPKQSGVKIGQRRHLSTLDRKQMNMLYKCNKK